The Paenarthrobacter aurescens region CACCAACGGAAGCGGCCGTGAAGGTCCGTGCCGTCGATCGAATCGAAGCCTTCTTTGGAATAGACAGACTCAATGCGCTCACGGACGTTCAGCCCGTTGTCTTCCTGCTTCCAGGTTTCGTTGGCATTGAGGGGCTCGGTGCCGTCAACCTTCCACTGGCCGTGGGGCTTGGCGGCAGGGCGGGTGCGTGCCGGACGCTTGGTGGTCTCAGCCGACGCACCGGCTACAGCTGTATCTGTCATACATCGACTGTAGGTCTGGCCAGTTTTCGCCAGCAAAGGTCCGGAAACGCGAAGTCACCTAGGGAAACATTTCGTCACGAACACGCCAGCGGCCTTGTCCGAAGGCCCTGTTTTATGCAGGTCCGTTTTGTCCCATTTCCGCGTGAATAGAGGTTAGGAGAGCCTTTCCAGCACAGCGTCGTATCTTTCGAGCGCGATCTCGGCGAGCACCTTCGACGGCAGTAATGGAGCCGCAACAATGTCCGCGCCCGCTTTGCCCAGCTGGTCGTGGAAATAGCCGGTAGCCAAGAGGTACGAGGCAATGAAGACCCGGCCTGTCCCACCGTCTTCGGCGAGTTCGGCACGCAAGGAGGCGACGCCGTCGGGCACTGTTGGCTGGGCACTGGCGCCATAGGCGACGCGCACCTTGTTCGGCAGCAGCTCGGCGAGGAGTCGCGCCTGCTCTTCCGAGTCCACCGAACCGTCCGGCAGGGACGATCCCGCGGCAGCCAGCAGCACGCCGTCGTTCTCCTGCAACCCAGCCGCACGAAGGTGGGTGGCTAGCAGCTCAGCCAGCCGCGGGTCCGGCCCCAACGGCCTAGCGGCCACTACTTCGGGCCGGGGCTTGATGGCTTTTGGAACGTCCACTTTGATGTGGAAGCCGGTAGAGAGCAAAAGCGGTACGACGACGGCGGGAGTCCCCTCAGGCAGGCCCTCCACCACACCGCCCAGCTCGGGTTCCTGGACGTCCACGTAGGCCTCAACCACGCGCAACCCGGGGCGGAGTGCTTCGATTTCGGCCATGACGCGGCGGATGGCAGCTTGGCCTTCGGCGTTGCGGGTTCCGTGGGCGCAAGCGATCAAAACGGGGCTGTTCATGGGAGCTAGCGTAACGTTGAGCCAGCACCTGTTGTTAAGCGCGTTAAGAAAGAACCCGTCCACTTGATTTCCTTTGACATTGTTCTTCTTTGGCTTGACCTCATCGGCGTGTTCTTTTTTGCTGTGTCAGGCTCGTTGTTGGCGGCCCGGAAGCAGTTCGACTTCGTGGGATCCA contains the following coding sequences:
- a CDS encoding sirohydrochlorin chelatase — its product is MDGFFLNALNNRCWLNVTLAPMNSPVLIACAHGTRNAEGQAAIRRVMAEIEALRPGLRVVEAYVDVQEPELGGVVEGLPEGTPAVVVPLLLSTGFHIKVDVPKAIKPRPEVVAARPLGPDPRLAELLATHLRAAGLQENDGVLLAAAGSSLPDGSVDSEEQARLLAELLPNKVRVAYGASAQPTVPDGVASLRAELAEDGGTGRVFIASYLLATGYFHDQLGKAGADIVAAPLLPSKVLAEIALERYDAVLERLS